The DNA segment ATTGGCAGAATTTGGATTCGATTTGGAGGTAAGAGGAGGTTATAGGTTTTACTAGAGTTATTATTGGTTTAGTTACAATGCGAAAAACAAATTAACATACGAAAATCATTATTGGTGTGGACTGATGGAAGTATAACTTGGAACAACTATGATCAATAATGTTTCTATTCTGAACTGTGTTGACTTCATAACCTAAAGTTCCCTCCTGTATCACGAGTTCGTTTAACTTATTGTGCTACTTGACCTGTCATCCAGAAGGGACCTTTTCGGTTATTAAGAGACGACGTTTGATTTATTTTTTTCGATGCTATTTAAACAACTCTGTCATCCTGTAAAGTTATTCTTTCCCAAACTCCAAATTCGCCACAATCGCCTCCGCATTCGTCAACACCGCTTCCGGTGCGCTTTTGGAAATGTCGAAATCAAGTCGGTTGATTGAACCGGTGATCTTCATTACTGTGATCGGTCTTATAGTGAAAAAGTAGTTTTTAATAATGAAAATGTTTTATACAAAGCTATTGACTTAATAACCGAAAAGTTCCCTCCTGGATGACACCTGCTACTTATCATTTATGTCGAAGCGGGAAAAAATAAAAAGTATTTTTGGCTATGCCAAAAATACTTTTTATTTTCCCCGCTTCATATATTGTCTACTTGACCTGTCATCCAGGAGGGATCTTTTCGGTTATTAAGCGAGGACGTTTCATTTATTTTTTTCGTTGCTAATAAAACACCTCTGTCATCCTATAAGGACCCTTTCGGTTATTAAGAGACTGCGTTTCATTTATTACTTTCGATTTGAATGAAACACTTCTGTCATCAAGTAGGGACCTTTTCGGTTATTAAGCAACAACGGTTCATTTTTTCTTTGGGTAATTAATGAACACGTCAGTCGTCGAATAGAATTTGTAGGATAATAAGTTTACTCCTTCCCAAACTCCAAATTCGCCTCAATCGCCACTGAATTCGTCAACACCGCTTCAGGTGCGCTTTTTGAAATGTCGAAATCAAGTCGGTTGATGGAACCGGTGATCTTCATTCCTGTGATCGGTTTGTTGTTGTTTGGATTTGTTCCTGATTTTGTTGTTGCATCCAATGTCACTTCTTTGGTGATTCCATGCATTGTAAGGTTGCCTTTGATCACATATTTATCAGCACCTGTTTTTTTAAATGAAGTACTTTGAAATGTAAGCTCAGGATATTTCGCTGTGTCGAAAAAGTCTGCTGTTTTTAAGTGTGCATCTCTTTTTTCATTGTCTGTGTCGATCGTATTCATATCGGCTTTCATGCTAACAGTAGCATCAGAGAAATCTTCTGATGTTGTTGTGATCGTAGCTTCTGTCATCACGACTGAACCTTTGATCTCAGAAACAGAAAGGTGACCAACAGAAAATCCCAGATAGGAGTGCGCAGTATCCAGTTTCCAGGTTGTTGTAGCTGCATTAAATGCTACTAATAGAAATGCAATGACTGGTAAGAATAATAGCTTTTTTAACATAAGTTTTTTTGTTTTTTAGGAAGGTTAAAAGTACATATTTTTTTTGAAGAACTCATGCCCTTATTATGCGATTTCGTTCAGAATTTGCGTAATATATTCATCCGGATTTTAAGAGGATTGGCCAAAATTCATATAATATTACATTCACAATATTGTTTATTATTTATCTTTACTAAAACCTCAAAAACCATGAAATATTTTTACTTTATTATTGCCCTTCTTCCCCTGAATCTCTTCGCGCAAAACACAGTTGTAGATTCTGTATTTACGGAACATTGTATCGTAAATACTTCACTTGGTACTGTTAATAATGATGAGCATATTGATTCAGTACGTTCTATCTACAATTCTACAGGTGATCTTCTTATTAGAATTACAACCAGAACTAAATTACGGGATGGAGTGATTATATATAATGGGACTGGTATGGATTCTCTCATCTATGATTCGGTCGCTAATTCTATTACAACCATTTCCGGTGCTGTAATAAATTCAGTTTTTATTCCTGCAACCGGAAGAATTGTAACATATGATTCTGCCGGCAGGGTAATTATAGAATCCATTTCACAGAACTATTCGACATATAATTTATCGTATTATTATACTTACCTGCCAAATAATCTGGTCGATTATTATTTCAGAAATTTTGAATCTTCAGGGTCTGTTGACTCTTTACTTGTTCAGTATACTTATGATGCAAACTTGAATCAGATCCGTGAAGAGCAATTTGTGTGGGATAATGGTGGGATTAACCACCCTTATGTAAAAAAGGAGCAATACTTCAATGCAGGAAATCAACTGGTAGCTTATGACTGGGATATGTGGATCGATTCAACATTTGGTTATGATGAATGCTATCTTGATACTGCCTCATTTACTTATAATGCCAGCGGACTATTAATTGAAGAAATAATGCATGAATGTACCTCAGGTGACCTTACTAATTGGTATACGTACGATATCAATGGTAATCTTGATTCCAGCGGTTATGTCTATGTGGATCACACGCAGAATGTTTCATCTGGAAGTTGTGATGCAGGAGTAGGACAAATCATTGGTGGAATTGGCGCTGATCCAGGTTTAAATCAATATGTTCTGTATCCGAATCCGTCTGATGGAAGAGTGGTTTTGTCCGGTAACTTCGCAAACATAAGCGATGAGATTAAAGTGTGTGACCTTTCCGGTAGAATTGTTATGACAATGAAAATTGGAAAGACAAATGATTCTATTGTTGAGGCAGATCTTACAGAACTGAGTTCAGGGATTTATATTATTCGTTTTGTTGATCAGGGTATTCATTCGCTGTTATTTATAAAAGAGTGATTTATCCATAATTGATCCTATGAAAAAGATGAACTTTCACCTTCTAATTTTTACGATTATTATTTCGTTCTGTTGTTTTCAATCAAAAGCACAAACAGTTACTGATACGATCGGCAATACGATTGTGGAAATTTCAGTAGCCGTAGATACGAATCATTTTACCGGTGGATATTTTAGCGGTCCATGGGATATCTTCTGGGGACCGGATCAAAAACTCTGGTATACAAATGAGACAAGACTTTGCACTTATGATCCGACAACTCATATTGTCGATACCATTCTTCAAATCGATTCAGGATTTATTATGAGTGTTGCTACTCATCATGATTTTCAAAATAATCCATTCGTTTACCTGGCTATTGATTCTGCATACTATTATGCTGCCGGTAACAACATCCAGGTTTATAAGTATGATTACAGTCTCACAGGCGATTCACTTTACAACCCGCAATTCATTCTGGATTGGTATCATGGCGGTGAACATTCAGGAGGCCGCATCTTGTTTGGTGATGACAATAAATTATATGTTGCAACGGCTGAGTACTTTTCTCAGTTTGATACGCTCTTCAATAATAGCGGAAAAGTACTTCGTGTAAATCCTGATGGAAGCGTTCCAATAGATAATCCGAGAGCTGATTATACTTTCACTTATGGTCACCGCAATCCGCAGGGAATTGTACAAACTCCCAATGGAAATTTAATTGTTTCCGAATACGGAATGCAGTATGATGAAGTGAATCTGCTTGAAGCTGGAAGATTTTATGGCTGGTGGATATATGATGGTGACAGTTGCTTTAATAATTCAGACAGTTGCGATTACTATGACAGCATCGCAGTTTTTCCGATTGATGTAGGTAGGAATCCGGCTTCAGGAATTGATTTCTATAACAATGCTGCAATTCCGGAATTCAACGGACTCATTCAGGCAGTTACAGGATTTAATCAGGGATTGATAGCGTATACAATGAACGCAACTTACGACAGTGTTCTAGTAAAGACCTTTTATCTCACTTCTGAATACGGTAGAGTAAGAGATGTTTGCGCTGCTCCTGATGGTTCAGTTTATTTTATTGCACACGATAGAAACCGGGCCGATATTCATGTGATCAGAAATCCTTTGTTCAATAATATTAAGAATGAATCGAATCTTGATTTTTCAATTTTTCCAAATCCTGCGAATGAAAATCTGAATATTATTAATTTCAAAGCAAATAAAAATTCATCGATCAGCATTTTTAATTCAATTGGTAAAATCGTTTATCAGGATGATAATTTTAATGGAGAATCAATTGATGTGGGAAGATTTCCTGATGGAGTTTATTTTGTGAAATGTTTTGCGGATGAAATGATTGAAGTGGAGAGAGTGGTGGTTTGCCATTAACGATTAAAATAATTTAACACTGAGATCACTAAGTTTTTAGCACAAGAGCACAAGTGAGGCTTTTTTTCATAAGTGCTCTTGTGACGATTTTTAGTGGACTTAGTGTTTTATTCATTTGGCATATATTTTCCTTTCAGAAAATTAAATCAAGAACCCATGGAAAGAAAAATGAACGATACAACAACAGATGGAAAGACCGGTACTGTTAAGATCACGAGAAATTTCAATCTGCCATTAGAAGAAGTATGGAAAGCATGGTCAGAACCTGCAAGTTTCAAAAAATGGTGGGGCCGGAAGAGTATGATTGCACAAGTTGTAAAATTGATTTCAAGCCAGGAGGAAAGATCTTTGCGAATATGGTTTCGGAAAAAGGCGAAGAGATTTGGTCTATATGCAAAATCACAGAAATTAATCCGATGAAAGAAATTTTTTACAATGATTATTTCGCTGACCATGATGGTAATATTGTTTCTCCTGAATATTACAATATGCCGGGTGATTGGTCGAATGTAAAGGTCCATGTTGCATTTGAAGAAGCGAATGGTGAAACAAAAATGACAATTGAACAGCCCGGAATACCGGTTGAATTGATAAAAGAGTGTACAGCCGGCTGGAATTCCTCATTAGACAAACTTGACAGGTAGTTTATTTCAGAAAAATAATTTTTATCAGAAAAATTTTGTAGCTTACTTAAAAATCGGAGTATGTGTTTTTCTGCTAATGCCAGTTTCACTGCAGGAACTGTATTGACTGTTATCGGTGCTATTTCTGTTCGAAAAGTCAGAGTGCCATCACAGATTTTCTTCGCAAGTATACCAATCATATTTGCCATTCAACAGTTCTCGGAAGGATTTCTATGGTTATCATTGACCAAACCAGCATTTGCAGAGTTGAAAGTAAGCATGACTTTCATATTTCTTTTCTTTGCACAAATCGTCTGGCCATTTTGGGTTCCATTTGCTGTGATGAAAATGAATGATACAGGTAAAGGAAAATCATTCGGAAAAATATTATTATTATGTGGGACAGCCGTTTCAGTTTATTTAGGTTATTGCCTTCTAAATTATCCGGTAAATGCACAGAGCGATGGAATGCACATTGCATACGATCAGCAATACCCGCAGTCAGCTGCTTTTGTTTGTGGAATTTTATATGTGCTGGCAACGATCTTTCCACCATTCTTTTCAGGAATAAAGCGGATGTGGATGTTAGGATTTGCAATTCTGATCTCTTATGTGATTACAACTATTTTCTATAATGATTATCTGGTTTCTGTCTGGTGCTTCTTTGCTTCTGTGATCAGTATTGCTGTTTATTCTGTTGTACATTCTCTGAATGCTAGTGCGGAGAATGTAGTGCCATCCAAAATTTAAGAGTCAGGACTATTAATTCAGTTGAATCAGAACGGCTAATTATATTCTCTGCATATAAGTTCCTGCTTTTATTGGTTGTAAAAAAAATCATGTGACATTAGGTTTGCATAAACAATTGCAAACCTCAATCAACATGAAAAGATCATTACTATTCCTCATAACTATTTTAATTGCTGTTTCTACATTCGCTCAGTCACAACCTCCCGTTGGAATCCGTGGTACCTATGTTGATTGTGCTCAGGATCTGATCTATCAGATTCACGTAGGAAATGCGATTGCAGCAATTGATTTTCTGGATGAGATCCGAAACAGAAACATTACCTATGTTGCACTGTTCGGCCTCGACCACAATTCTAATTCGACTGATTTTCCAAACGGATATGTGATCGGTGATCCTGCATTTGAACCTGACATTTTTTATTTTGTGAATGCTGCTCATGCACGCAATATTAAGGTCGGAATTGTGATCAGCGATAAAAGTTTTGTTCAATATACATTCACGCCACGAATCAACTGGAGAAAATTGGTGGTTCGAACGGATTGTTTTCCGCCGGATGCAATGCGGATTGCAAATGTCAATCAATTCTCCGAAGGAAGGGAATTACTTAAAGGTGAAATGGCTAAAGCCGCGGTACGAATAGCAAACTATAATTCGACATCGGCATATTTTGGCGGCTATATTGATTACCTGAGTGTTGAATACGAATACTGGACATCCGGTTTTTATTCCGACCACCCGGCCTATAGTGATGATGCTGTTTATTCAAAAGAGTATTATGCGTATCAGGATCTCCTGGAGCTGATGAATTTTATCAGAAGAAATGTGATCTGTGCTGGGAAATATGGGAATCTAAGATCAGAGATGGAACTTCGATTGAAGGAATTTAATTCACCCCTGGTTACCGTTCCTGATCCGCAACGACAGGCTGATGAGATCGATCTCACATTTGTCGATAGAATATTGCTTGTGGATTATCATCAGAATCCAAATGTATTGTTTGGTTATAATTGCGATAATCTTTATTGGCTCGGTCAGCCATCGGGTAGGAGCGGAACTGAAATTCTAAACCTGATGTCTGCAGAATCTTCCACATTCCCGAAAGCTGTTTGTGCTAATTATCCAAATGCCGGAAACTACTGGGATGATTTTCTGGGAAATTATCTTTCATCGCCATTAACTACACTCCACGATGTTGAAAATACCTGGTATACAAATCTCTTATCCGCAACAGCTTCTTCCTGCTCAAATTGTGGTTGTTCGTTTACAAATGGAGATAATCGTATAAAAGGATTTATGTGGTTTACCTCATCGATCCTTATCAACCATGGTATTTATCGGACGTCAGGAGAAAAATCAGATGTTCAGAATGAAACTTCTTTTATTACGATCAACATATGAATGTATTGAATATTCGGGATTCTGAAAATTATAAAGTACTATCTATTTTTGATTTCAGTGGGAGGATAATTTATAACGGTTCAGCAAATAAATGTATTTCATTGCAAAATTTGTCGCCGGGAATATATTTTTGTAATTTAACTGATAAATTTAATAGATTTAGTGGTGCCAAATTCATCGTATTATGAAATTGAAAATTGTTTTATTTCTTTTAATCTTTTGCAAATGGTCACCCACAATTGCACAGTCTAATTTTGAGCGTTCATATTTGCAGATCGGAATTAAACAGTATGGTGTCTCGGTTGCAGAGTTAAACGGAAAATTTTATGTTACCTCATTGTCTGATGATTGTGGTTCATGTATTTCGACGGAATGCCTTACTCAGTTTGATCAGAATGGGAATGTTCTCCATACTAACTATTTTTCCAATGGAACAATTGATGAGATCGTAGGTGAACTGACTCCATACAAAAGTGGATTCATCTTTCCTGTAACATATGATCATTTCAATATGTCGAATGTTCGCAAGGAAGTTGCAATTAAATATGTTGACTCTACCGGAACCGAAATCTGGACAGCAATAATTTCGGATTCATTGAAGGAATTTCAGAATACAAAGCTAGTAATAGGTAATAACAATCTGATCACGGGGTTTGCTGATAATCTGACTTCAACCGGTGTATTGTTCTTTCAAATTGATTCTGCAGGAAATGTTACCGTGATACAAAATTTCTCACGAATACCGGATGTTTACTCAGTGCGTGATCTGGTATTTAAGAATAATCATTTTTATGTATTAGGAGTTGGTGTCTTGAACGGTGCAACTAAAACCTTCGTCAGAAAGGTTGATATGTCAGGAATTGTTGTTGACTCTTCAGTATATGATTATGCAACTGAAATAAGTGGAATAAGGATTCAATCGTCTGATAATGGATTTATAATTTGCGGACAATCGTTCGATACGCTTGGATTCACACAAGTTTGTTTAATGAAAATTGATTCATCAGGAAATGTAGTATGGAGAAAGACACTGACAACATCAAATGATAATATACCAACGTCTTTCGATATATTTCAGAATGGTAGAATTTATATTACCGGAAAAACGATTGATCAATCTAACAATGTTGATCTGTTTATTATAAATGCAGATTCAATCGGTAATTTTTTATGGAAACGTGATTATTGCTTGCCAGGTCCAATCGGCTGTGTAGCGAGTGCCGGGAATTCAATTATTGAATCATCTGATCATTCAGTCGTAGTGTGTGGTCAGGTGCAACATACCGCATCTTACCCAAAGTTGTATTTTTTAAAAGCTGACGATAATGGCTTGATTAATTTTATTGATCTTGAAGTTCAAAAGAACGATAAGCCTTTTATTTCTAAGCAAGGGACAGACAGCTATGTTGTAAATAATATGTCAGGAAATTTTAAGGTAACTGTTTTTGATATGAATGGAAGAATAATTTTTTCATGCACTAATACGAACGAATTTGACTTCAGACTTCCTGAAGGAGTATATGTTTATCGTATTGAGTGTAAAAGTGGTATTTACACAGGGCGTGTGTTTTAACTTTTAGTTATTTTCATTCATTAATTCTATTTTAATTTTGTGAATTCTTTATTATTTTATAGATTTATAAAATTCTTAAACTAATTAAAAGCAGTACTTAATGAAGAATATCTTTCCGACTATAATAGCTTTGTTTCTTGTTTTTCTAAATATTGAAAACGGAATTTGCCAACCAACACTGATAGCTCCTGCTGACGGTCTGACCGTTCCCGGAGGTTTAGTAGTTTATGAATGGACTGATATTTCAGCTTTCTCTTATGAATTTCAACAAAGTAAATCTCCTGCTTTTATCCCGGAGGCTACAATTTATGTTTTTGACACTCAAGTAACATTGACTGCAGTTAATGGTACTTCATATTGGCGGGTAAGGGAAAACGCTTTTGGAGGACCGATTCAGCCCTGGTCAAATACTTTTTCTATAACATCCAGTAATGTTCCTCAACTGACTGGGATAACTCCATCGGATGGTTATGAAGGTCAGACCTTACTTCCGGCTATTTCCGGTGTTAATACACATTTTCGGCAAGCTACAAGGACAATGCAATTCACCCTTAACCAGGGATCATACACAATTAATTATTCAAGGAGACGGGATTTCTCAATAGATGATGATAGTTATCAGGCTGCATTTATTACAATTCCTTTTATTGCACCACTTGGTTTGTATGACGTGAACTTTTATAATGCGCTTGATGACTCAATGAAACTGCTAAATGGGTTTTATGTGCGCGGAAGCAATATATATTCAGGCCGGGTTTATCTGGATATGAATTCTAATTCAGTTTTTGACATAGGTGATTTACCTTACTCGAATGGATTTTTAAATGCTCCTCCATATTATACCGGTTGTATGGGCACCGGAGAATTCTCTGATTATATTCCTACAGGTAATTATACATTAAGTGTAGCTAACTTGCCAAGCTATTTTACATCTATTCCTGCTAACAGAACAATTAATTTCTCAGGTAGTGGAGCAACACTGAGTGGTCAAGATTTTGCTATACAACCAATACCTGGAGTTCATGATATGCAGGTTTCGTGTGCATTGAGTCGGAATACTACCAGACCTGGTTTGCCAATAAATATTACTTTAACATACTCTAATAAAGGACCTGCAATGGAGAACGGGCAAGTGTATTTTGTACTGCCAACTGGATTTATTATTGATTCTGTTTCTGTTCCAGGTTATAGTCTTAGCGGGGATTCACTTATCTGGAGTTTTTCAGGACTTTCGTTAATGCAATCCTCTAATATTATAATCAGCCTTACTGCACCAACTGGTCTGATAAGTGGTTCTTATGTTGAGTATGTTGCAGGAGTTACTGCCAGTGGAACAGATATAATGCCTTCTGATAATATAAAGATCACTAACCATCTTGTTTCAAATTCATTTGATCCAAATTTCAAAACTGCATCACCGACTGATCTTGCTACAGTTTTGTCGTCAACAAATCGTTATATTGATTTTACAATTCATTTTCAAAATACAGGTAACGATCTAGCATATGAGATCAGAATTCTGGATACAATAGATGTTAATCTTGATATATCTACAATTGAAGTTGTAAGTTCGAGTCATAATTATCGGACTATATTTTATCCTAATAGGGTTATTGAATTTAGATTTACCAATATAAATCTTGTTGATAGCGGAACCAATGAAGCACTTAGTCATGGAAATATTATGTACAGGATTCAAGCACTTTCGTCAACTACAATTACCGACCAGATCGAAAATACTGCCTTTATTTATTTTGATTTGAATGATCCTGTTGCTACAAATACTTGTTATGTTTCGTTAGGTCTTGGTGTCAATGCATATTTGAATATTAATGATGGGCTGAAAGTTTCTCCAAATCCATTTACCGGCTCAGTTTTAGTTTCATTGGATGAAAGAACAAATACCACTTCATGTATACTAATAAGAAACGTTTTAGGACAAGAAGTATTCAGGAAAATGACCGAAAATTTTAGACTTGATGATGACGAAGAGATCAATCTTGATTTTCTTTCAAAAGGAATTTATTTTCTTGAAGTACACATAAATGACATAAAAAAAGTTGCGAAAATAATTAAGAAATGATATTTCAATCTGATAGTTTTATTTGCTTTTTATTAAGAAATAAAAAGTAATTTCTAAAAACCTATATTTGTTTTTTCACACAACTTAAACATTTATGGATAACGTCAGCATAATTGTCATCCTGCTTTTCGGGATTGCTTTTTTGGGAATTCTGAGTAAGAAATATAATTTTCCATTTCCAATAGCATTGGTTATTTCCAGTGTAATGATCAGTCTGATTCCGGGATTACCTGTTGTGGAAATGAGTCCGGAAGTTGTTTTCCTGTTGTTTCTTCCTCCAATTCTCTATGCAGCTGCATGGAATACAAGTTGGCATGAATTCAAATCAGCTATCAGACCAATAAGCCTGGCCTCCATTGGACTCGTATTTTTTACAACTGCTTTAGTTGCTGTTGTTGCTCATCTGATCATTCCCGGATTAAGCTGGCCATTTGCATTTTTGATTGGCGCTATTGTTTCTCCTCCGGACGCAGTTGCAGCAACATCTGTTACGAAAGGATTAGGATTAAGTCCACGGTTAATTGCAATACTTGAAGGCGAAAGTCTGGTAAACGATGCCAGTGGTCTGATCGCATACAAATACGCACTGGCTGCAATTACACTCGGAAATTTTGTTTTATGGGAGGCCGGATTAAATTTCATAGTAGTTGCCGGTGCCGGAATTGCCTTAGGTCTAACACTGGCTTATCTCATTTTGCAAGTACATAAACGCTGGGTCTGTGATCCTGTGATTGAGGTTACACTTACAGTTCTTACGCCATTTGCTGCATATCTATTAGCGGAACACTTTCATTTTTCCGGAGTACTGGCAGTCGTCACTGCCGGATTATATATTTCATTTCGCTCAGGGGAAGCGCTTAGTCATCAGAGCAGGATAATGGCATATTCAGTATGGGAAGTGATCATTTATATTCTGAATAGTCTGATCTTTATCCTGATCGGACTTCAATTGCGAAGTGTGTTGAAAGGAATCAATCACTATTCGATTCCGGAACTTTTGATGTATGGATTAGTGATCAGCTTTGCAGTGATTATTGTTCGTTTTATCTGGGTTTATCCATCTGCCATGTTACCTCGCTGGCTAAGCAAACGTATCCGTGAAACAGAACCATTTGATCCCAGGAATATGGTTGTATTCGGGTGGGCCGGTATGCGAGGTGTGGTATCGATGGCTGCTGCATTAGCATTGCCATTAACGTTACCAAATGGTGAAACTTTTCCGCATAGAGATCTGATCATCTATCTCACATTTTGTGTGATACTTTCTACACTTGTATTACTCGGCCTAACATTGCCATGGCTGATCAGAAAGTTAAAGATCGAGCCACATTCCATAGTATTGGAAGAATATACTGTCCGTACTCAAATAGTTTCTACTGCAATTTCTCACATCGAAGAAAATCTTGCAATGACCTCTGAAGAATTGTTGCAAAACATCAAGAGTAAGTATGAAGTAAAATATAATCGTTTGCAAAAAACAGAATTGCCTGCTAATTACTTTGGAAAAGGAAAGCAGTTGCCGCAAAGTGTTTTTAATGAATTTTCAAAAATGCAGATCGACCTCATAAAGGTTGAACGGAAAGCAATTGAAGGATTACACAGAAGTGGATTGGCCAGTGAAGAGATCTTGAGAAAGGTTGAACGGGAACTTGATCTGGAAGAAACAAGGTTGCAGATGGAAATGTATGAGAACTAAAGTTAATAATATAACCCGTTCTTCGAAATTATTGCCCCTCGACTTCGCTCGGGGAGCGTCTTATAAGTGGTAATGTGTGAATTTTTTGCGAAGAAAATTTAACTTCAATTTTAAGGGAATTTTCTTCGCAAAAAATTCACACATATCTGCCCAAAACCCAACGGTCCCTGAGAGAAGTCGAAGGGCGAACGTTTTGAATTTCGAACAACGGGTTAATATATCATATTCTTGCCTCTTTCATTTGCAATCTACCGATTTGGAGTTGTTTGGCATGAAGTTTTCCTTTTAATAGCTCCAGCTAAAAATAAACTTGTTTTTATAGGGTTTTTCAGTTAGAAAGGTTATCTTCACGATAATAGCATTTTTGCATTACAGTTTAAATCATCCTCATTGAAATCTTTACAAAAAGTCGCTTTACAAAAAACATCCGGAAAAAAAAATATTTCAAAGAAAAGCGTTGAAGAAAAGTCATCTGCAGTAAAAAAAACTGATAAAAAATCTAAGAAGAAAAAATCTGCTTTACAAATTAAATCAGTTGCGAAGAAAACTTCTTCAAAGTCTATGACTAAAGAGGAAGCTATTAAAAAAGCGTCTTTCCCAATTGTAGCAATTGGAGCATCTGCCGGTGGACTCGAAGCTATTACCGAATTACTCAAGAATCTTCCTGTTGATACAGGGATGGCATTTATTTATGTTCAGCATTTAAGTCCGGATCATAAAAGTTTGCTTGTTCAAATACTCTCAAAGACTACTGCTATGAAAGTGCAGGAGATCGATAACATGGATCTCATCGAACCGAACAATGTATTTGTAATACCATTCAACAAAGGAATTGAAGTTACCGATGGCCACATAAAATTGTTGCCTCGTTCGAAAACAAGTTCTGTTGTTTCAATTGATGTTCTTTTTTCTTCTTTAGCTGAAGCTCAAAATGACAGAGTGATCGGAGTACTATTGAGTGGAAATGGAAATGATGGAACTTCCGGAATGAGGGATATTAAACACCAGGGCGGATTGACCTTTGCGCAAAATGAAA comes from the Bacteroidota bacterium genome and includes:
- a CDS encoding polyisoprenoid-binding protein; its protein translation is MLKKLLFLPVIAFLLVAFNAATTTWKLDTAHSYLGFSVGHLSVSEIKGSVVMTEATITTTSEDFSDATVSMKADMNTIDTDNEKRDAHLKTADFFDTAKYPELTFQSTSFKKTGADKYVIKGNLTMHGITKEVTLDATTKSGTNPNNNKPITGMKITGSINRLDFDISKSAPEAVLTNSVAIEANLEFGKE
- a CDS encoding T9SS type A sorting domain-containing protein, whose amino-acid sequence is MKYFYFIIALLPLNLFAQNTVVDSVFTEHCIVNTSLGTVNNDEHIDSVRSIYNSTGDLLIRITTRTKLRDGVIIYNGTGMDSLIYDSVANSITTISGAVINSVFIPATGRIVTYDSAGRVIIESISQNYSTYNLSYYYTYLPNNLVDYYFRNFESSGSVDSLLVQYTYDANLNQIREEQFVWDNGGINHPYVKKEQYFNAGNQLVAYDWDMWIDSTFGYDECYLDTASFTYNASGLLIEEIMHECTSGDLTNWYTYDINGNLDSSGYVYVDHTQNVSSGSCDAGVGQIIGGIGADPGLNQYVLYPNPSDGRVVLSGNFANISDEIKVCDLSGRIVMTMKIGKTNDSIVEADLTELSSGIYIIRFVDQGIHSLLFIKE
- a CDS encoding PQQ-dependent sugar dehydrogenase, whose amino-acid sequence is MNFHLLIFTIIISFCCFQSKAQTVTDTIGNTIVEISVAVDTNHFTGGYFSGPWDIFWGPDQKLWYTNETRLCTYDPTTHIVDTILQIDSGFIMSVATHHDFQNNPFVYLAIDSAYYYAAGNNIQVYKYDYSLTGDSLYNPQFILDWYHGGEHSGGRILFGDDNKLYVATAEYFSQFDTLFNNSGKVLRVNPDGSVPIDNPRADYTFTYGHRNPQGIVQTPNGNLIVSEYGMQYDEVNLLEAGRFYGWWIYDGDSCFNNSDSCDYYDSIAVFPIDVGRNPASGIDFYNNAAIPEFNGLIQAVTGFNQGLIAYTMNATYDSVLVKTFYLTSEYGRVRDVCAAPDGSVYFIAHDRNRADIHVIRNPLFNNIKNESNLDFSIFPNPANENLNIINFKANKNSSISIFNSIGKIVYQDDNFNGESIDVGRFPDGVYFVKCFADEMIEVERVVVCH
- a CDS encoding SRPBCC domain-containing protein, whose amino-acid sequence is MVRTCKFQKMVGPEEYDCTSCKIDFKPGGKIFANMVSEKGEEIWSICKITEINPMKEIFYNDYFADHDGNIVSPEYYNMPGDWSNVKVHVAFEEANGETKMTIEQPGIPVELIKECTAGWNSSLDKLDR
- a CDS encoding T9SS type A sorting domain-containing protein, producing the protein MNVLNIRDSENYKVLSIFDFSGRIIYNGSANKCISLQNLSPGIYFCNLTDKFNRFSGAKFIVL
- a CDS encoding T9SS type A sorting domain-containing protein gives rise to the protein MKLKIVLFLLIFCKWSPTIAQSNFERSYLQIGIKQYGVSVAELNGKFYVTSLSDDCGSCISTECLTQFDQNGNVLHTNYFSNGTIDEIVGELTPYKSGFIFPVTYDHFNMSNVRKEVAIKYVDSTGTEIWTAIISDSLKEFQNTKLVIGNNNLITGFADNLTSTGVLFFQIDSAGNVTVIQNFSRIPDVYSVRDLVFKNNHFYVLGVGVLNGATKTFVRKVDMSGIVVDSSVYDYATEISGIRIQSSDNGFIICGQSFDTLGFTQVCLMKIDSSGNVVWRKTLTTSNDNIPTSFDIFQNGRIYITGKTIDQSNNVDLFIINADSIGNFLWKRDYCLPGPIGCVASAGNSIIESSDHSVVVCGQVQHTASYPKLYFLKADDNGLINFIDLEVQKNDKPFISKQGTDSYVVNNMSGNFKVTVFDMNGRIIFSCTNTNEFDFRLPEGVYVYRIECKSGIYTGRVF